A DNA window from Sulfitobacter noctilucicola contains the following coding sequences:
- a CDS encoding aldehyde dehydrogenase, protein MDLLTKEEYAALAADMTFATNAFVDGGYRPAASGKTFATVNPATGETLTNVAACGPQDVDFAVAKSREAFEDGRWSRMHPSDRKDVLIRFAKLLTRNSRELAVMESLDSGKTIFDCETVDVPETIHCIKWHAEAIDKMYDSMAPSSDDHIAMVVREPIGVVGLVLPWNFPLLMLAWKIGPALAAGCSVIVKPAEETSLTALRVAELAYEAGVPRGVLNVLPGSGEEVGEPIGRHMDIDMVSFTGSTVTGKRFLGYAAESNAKEVVLEMGGKNPCVVMDDAENLDRVAAHIVNGAFWNMGENCSAISRLIVHKTVKAEVMQRIEAHAREWPLGDPLDPETRLGAMVSKAHFDKVSGYLKDAPDAVLGGGTRDGVFVEATVLEVADNKHTLARDEIFGPVLTVIEVSSFDEAIAVANDTDYGLCASLFTANAKRAIRGARMLRAGTVTVNSYGEGDIATPFGGYKQSGFGGRDNSILAHDQYTQIKTIWIDLADDAEEAVS, encoded by the coding sequence ATGGATCTGCTGACGAAAGAAGAATACGCCGCCCTTGCTGCTGATATGACGTTCGCGACCAACGCGTTTGTTGACGGTGGATACCGCCCGGCAGCGTCCGGCAAAACGTTTGCGACAGTAAACCCCGCCACGGGCGAAACGTTGACCAACGTCGCCGCCTGCGGGCCACAGGACGTGGACTTTGCCGTGGCCAAATCGCGTGAAGCATTTGAAGACGGTCGTTGGTCGCGGATGCATCCTTCAGATCGCAAGGACGTGTTGATCCGCTTTGCGAAGCTGCTGACCCGCAATTCACGCGAGTTGGCGGTGATGGAAAGCCTCGACAGTGGCAAGACGATATTTGATTGTGAGACGGTCGATGTGCCAGAGACAATCCATTGCATCAAATGGCACGCCGAAGCGATTGATAAAATGTACGATTCTATGGCGCCGTCTTCCGACGATCATATCGCCATGGTGGTACGTGAACCCATCGGTGTCGTTGGTCTGGTACTGCCGTGGAATTTTCCGTTGCTGATGCTGGCGTGGAAAATCGGGCCTGCGCTGGCGGCGGGCTGTTCTGTGATCGTGAAACCGGCTGAAGAAACCTCGCTGACGGCTTTGCGTGTGGCAGAGCTTGCTTACGAAGCCGGTGTACCGCGCGGCGTATTGAATGTGCTGCCGGGCAGTGGTGAGGAGGTGGGCGAGCCCATCGGCCGGCATATGGATATCGACATGGTCAGCTTCACGGGATCAACCGTGACTGGCAAAAGGTTTCTGGGCTATGCCGCCGAAAGCAATGCCAAGGAAGTAGTGCTTGAGATGGGCGGCAAAAACCCCTGCGTGGTGATGGACGACGCGGAAAATCTTGACCGTGTCGCCGCGCACATCGTGAACGGCGCGTTCTGGAACATGGGCGAGAATTGCTCCGCGATCAGCCGGCTAATTGTGCATAAGACTGTGAAGGCAGAGGTGATGCAGCGGATCGAAGCGCATGCGCGCGAATGGCCTTTGGGCGACCCGCTTGATCCGGAAACACGCTTGGGTGCGATGGTGTCGAAAGCGCATTTCGACAAGGTCTCCGGATATTTGAAAGACGCGCCTGATGCAGTACTCGGGGGCGGCACAAGGGACGGTGTCTTTGTCGAAGCGACAGTGCTCGAAGTCGCCGACAACAAGCATACGCTTGCGCGGGACGAGATTTTTGGCCCTGTCCTGACGGTGATTGAGGTTTCTTCGTTTGACGAGGCTATCGCAGTGGCAAACGACACGGATTACGGCCTGTGTGCCTCGCTCTTTACCGCCAACGCCAAACGCGCCATTCGCGGCGCACGGATGCTTCGGGCTGGCACGGTCACGGTCAACAGCTATGGCGAAGGCGACATTGCTACACCGTTTGGCGGATACAAACAGTCCGGTTTTGGCGGCAGGGATAATTCGATCCTTGCACACGATCAGTACACGCAGATCAAAACCATATGGATCGACCTTGCTGATGATGCGGAAGAGGCCGTGTCGTGA
- a CDS encoding DMT family transporter: MTQDRPLLGITLMLGFCLLAPLGDAVAKLLGTSVGIAQVVFIRFGIQALLLLPLVWLSARSWQMSGRVLRLAFLRTILHIIGIAAMFSALSYLPLADAVAIAFVMPFFMLILGKYVLKEEVGPRRLAACVIGFIGTLLVIQPSFVSVGWPALLPVFVALNFSFFMLVTRQIAKETDPIGLQAVSGVIAVAIILPLLIFGSLLEFAPLEVTLPVGIQWTYLLGLGIIGTMAHLLMTWSLRYAPSATLAPMQYLEIPFATVLGLLIFQDFPNGLASVGIAITIASGLYIILRERATAQLLATSAPQPTPA, translated from the coding sequence ATGACCCAAGATCGGCCCCTTCTCGGCATTACTTTGATGCTTGGCTTTTGCCTTCTCGCCCCTTTGGGGGATGCAGTGGCCAAACTGCTCGGAACCAGCGTCGGGATCGCGCAAGTGGTCTTTATCCGGTTCGGTATCCAGGCGCTCTTGCTGCTGCCGCTGGTCTGGTTGAGTGCGCGGAGCTGGCAGATGAGCGGCCGCGTTCTGCGCCTCGCCTTCTTGCGCACCATTCTCCATATCATCGGGATCGCTGCGATGTTCAGTGCGCTCTCCTATCTGCCGCTCGCTGATGCAGTAGCAATTGCATTTGTCATGCCTTTCTTCATGCTCATTCTGGGTAAGTACGTCCTGAAAGAAGAAGTTGGCCCGCGTAGGTTGGCCGCTTGCGTGATCGGTTTCATCGGCACGCTCCTGGTGATCCAGCCCAGCTTTGTCTCTGTCGGTTGGCCGGCGCTACTTCCTGTTTTTGTGGCCCTGAACTTTTCCTTTTTCATGCTGGTCACACGGCAAATCGCAAAAGAAACAGACCCTATCGGACTTCAGGCGGTCAGCGGTGTCATCGCTGTCGCCATCATCCTGCCGCTCCTGATTTTCGGCAGTCTGCTCGAATTCGCACCGCTTGAGGTGACTTTACCTGTCGGCATTCAGTGGACGTATCTGCTGGGTCTCGGGATCATCGGTACGATGGCGCATTTGCTCATGACATGGTCCTTGCGCTATGCGCCATCGGCCACACTTGCCCCGATGCAATATCTTGAAATTCCATTTGCGACCGTGCTGGGCCTGTTGATTTTTCAGGACTTTCCCAATGGGCTTGCCAGCGTTGGTATCGCAATCACCATCGCATCCGGCCTTTATATTATCTTGCGGGAGCGGGCCACCGCGCAGCTGCTGGCGACATCAGCGCCTCAACCAACGCCGGCATAA
- a CDS encoding DUF3572 domain-containing protein, which translates to MTYARESAETLGLQALGWLVGNEDLLPVFMNATGASQDDLRSRAGDPVFLGAVLDFLMMDDAWVIRFCDDASLPYERLMEARAALPGGEQMNWT; encoded by the coding sequence ATGACCTATGCGCGAGAGAGTGCCGAAACCTTAGGATTGCAGGCCCTCGGATGGCTGGTCGGAAACGAAGACCTGTTGCCCGTTTTCATGAATGCAACGGGGGCTTCTCAGGACGATCTGCGCAGCCGCGCAGGTGATCCGGTCTTTCTTGGGGCGGTGCTGGATTTTCTGATGATGGATGATGCGTGGGTGATCCGGTTTTGTGATGATGCATCATTGCCTTACGAGCGTCTTATGGAAGCCCGTGCTGCCTTGCCCGGTGGCGAACAAATGAATTGGACCTAA
- a CDS encoding GntR family transcriptional regulator, whose translation MATAGKTIKAELLKHLRHAILTQALAPGADLDEASLSEQWELSRTPLRDVLRQLAGEGYVEIRENRGARVTEMTHRSLHDFFMAAPMIYGAILRLAAHNATPTQIEVLKSAQLTFKTALRGGDIAARALANNRFHEITGDMAGNTYLMPSFQRLLIDHARISMTFFHPRDQQNTQNLDTASQQHDAIIAAIEAGDAEAAGDLAVQHWNLSRNNIELFVTPKGLDLPLGLAMPA comes from the coding sequence GTGGCGACAGCTGGCAAAACGATCAAAGCGGAGCTGCTGAAGCATCTGCGACACGCGATCCTGACACAGGCATTGGCACCGGGGGCTGATCTGGATGAGGCGTCCCTGTCAGAGCAGTGGGAGCTGTCGCGTACACCATTGCGGGATGTCTTGCGCCAACTTGCGGGCGAGGGCTACGTCGAGATCCGCGAAAATCGCGGCGCGCGCGTGACCGAGATGACCCATCGCAGCTTGCATGACTTCTTTATGGCCGCACCAATGATCTATGGGGCGATCCTCCGACTTGCAGCGCACAACGCCACGCCCACCCAGATCGAGGTGCTGAAATCCGCCCAACTGACGTTCAAGACCGCTTTGCGGGGCGGCGATATCGCGGCCCGTGCTTTAGCCAATAATCGTTTTCACGAGATCACCGGCGACATGGCGGGCAACACCTATCTGATGCCGAGCTTTCAGCGGCTGCTGATTGACCACGCCCGCATTTCGATGACGTTCTTTCATCCGCGGGATCAGCAAAACACGCAAAACCTTGATACAGCCAGCCAACAGCACGATGCGATTATCGCCGCGATTGAGGCTGGGGATGCCGAGGCCGCTGGCGATCTCGCGGTTCAGCACTGGAACCTGTCACGCAATAACATTGAACTTTTTGTCACGCCGAAGGGGTTGGATCTTCCTCTTGGGCTGGCGATGCCCGCATGA
- a CDS encoding trimethylamine methyltransferase family protein, which translates to MAQDIPKRRTRGGGRAGAKGRRGTAVIEQMPWQPPVNIDRPVEPLGPEGVEAIHDGAMRILEEIGIEFLNPEALEILRKAGCTINGENVRMGRDFVMEWVGKAPSEFTITPRNPDRKITIGGKNLLFGNVSSPPNYWDMAIGKKVPGTREMCQNLLKLTQYFNCIHFAGGYPVEPVDIHASVRHLDVLYDKLTLTDKAMHAYSLGAERVEDVMEMVRIAGGLSHEEFDSTPRMYTNINSTSPLKHDFPMMDGWMRLARRGQGLVVTPFTLAGAMAPVTMAGAVAQSLAEALCAVVLAQIIRPGCPVAIGTFTSNVDMKSGAPAFGTPEYMRATQMTGQMARFYGLPLRSSGVCAANVPDGQAMWETSNSLWAAVQSGTNMVYHAAGWLEGGLIASPEKFIMDCEVLQQIQRYMEPEICATGPDEIALDAIKSVGNAGHFFGIQHTQDRYTTAFYQPFLSDWRNYEGWEVAGGIWTPERAHHMFKEIITSFEAPAMDAAIREELADFVARRKSEGGAPTDF; encoded by the coding sequence ATGGCACAAGATATTCCCAAGCGCAGAACTCGCGGCGGCGGTCGTGCCGGAGCCAAAGGACGGCGCGGCACCGCTGTGATCGAGCAAATGCCGTGGCAGCCGCCGGTTAACATTGACCGGCCCGTGGAACCGCTTGGGCCTGAAGGCGTCGAAGCCATTCATGATGGTGCCATGCGGATTCTCGAAGAGATCGGAATCGAATTCCTTAACCCCGAGGCGCTTGAGATTTTGCGCAAAGCAGGCTGCACAATCAATGGCGAGAACGTGCGGATGGGCCGCGATTTCGTGATGGAATGGGTCGGCAAAGCCCCATCCGAGTTCACCATCACGCCCCGCAATCCCGATCGCAAGATTACAATCGGTGGTAAGAACCTGTTGTTCGGCAATGTGTCCTCTCCACCGAACTACTGGGATATGGCGATTGGCAAAAAGGTCCCGGGCACACGGGAGATGTGTCAGAACCTTTTGAAGCTTACACAGTATTTTAACTGCATCCATTTCGCGGGCGGCTACCCGGTGGAGCCTGTCGATATCCACGCCTCTGTCCGCCACCTTGATGTGCTCTATGACAAGCTGACGCTGACCGATAAGGCAATGCACGCTTATTCCTTGGGCGCGGAGCGGGTCGAGGATGTGATGGAGATGGTGCGGATCGCAGGCGGATTGAGCCACGAAGAATTCGACTCCACTCCGCGTATGTACACCAACATCAACTCGACATCTCCGCTCAAGCATGACTTTCCGATGATGGATGGCTGGATGCGATTGGCGCGGCGCGGGCAGGGCTTGGTGGTCACGCCGTTCACACTGGCGGGTGCAATGGCTCCGGTGACAATGGCGGGGGCTGTCGCGCAATCACTTGCAGAAGCGCTTTGTGCTGTGGTGTTGGCGCAGATTATCCGTCCAGGCTGTCCAGTAGCGATCGGGACCTTTACCTCCAACGTGGACATGAAATCGGGAGCGCCCGCATTCGGAACACCGGAATACATGCGTGCGACACAGATGACCGGTCAGATGGCGCGGTTTTATGGTTTGCCGCTGCGGTCTTCCGGTGTTTGTGCGGCCAACGTGCCGGACGGGCAAGCGATGTGGGAAACCTCCAACTCGCTTTGGGCGGCGGTACAATCGGGAACAAACATGGTGTACCACGCGGCAGGGTGGCTGGAGGGCGGATTGATTGCGTCGCCGGAGAAATTCATCATGGATTGCGAAGTGTTACAGCAGATCCAGCGCTATATGGAGCCGGAAATCTGCGCTACAGGACCAGATGAAATTGCGCTTGATGCGATCAAATCGGTAGGCAATGCGGGCCACTTCTTTGGCATCCAGCATACACAGGACCGGTATACGACGGCCTTTTACCAGCCTTTCCTGTCGGACTGGCGCAACTATGAAGGCTGGGAGGTCGCGGGCGGCATTTGGACGCCCGAGCGGGCGCATCACATGTTCAAAGAGATCATCACCAGTTTTGAGGCGCCGGCGATGGATGCCGCCATCCGCGAGGAACTGGCAGATTTTGTTGCACGCCGAAAGTCAGAAGGGGGTGCGCCGACAGACTTCTGA
- a CDS encoding heme NO-binding domain-containing protein — translation MHGLINRSIQMFISHTYGASKWEAVAHAAELDFTEFEAMLLYKDSYTPLVLDTAAQVLGQKRADIMEDIGTFLVSHPGFEAVRRLLRFGGEDFVDFLHSLDDLHERVRLALPDLRLPKLELHSTSADHFDLICEADIAGYAHVMMGVLRVMADDYGALAVLQFSGSLSGRERVSVTLVQNDFAEGRSFELGACVG, via the coding sequence ATGCATGGGCTGATAAATCGCAGCATACAAATGTTCATCAGCCACACCTATGGCGCGTCCAAATGGGAGGCTGTCGCGCATGCGGCCGAGCTTGATTTTACCGAATTTGAAGCAATGCTTTTGTACAAGGACAGCTATACGCCGCTTGTGCTTGATACTGCCGCGCAAGTGTTGGGTCAGAAACGCGCGGACATCATGGAGGACATCGGGACCTTTCTTGTGTCGCACCCCGGCTTCGAAGCTGTGCGCAGGCTCTTACGTTTTGGCGGAGAGGACTTTGTCGATTTCCTACATTCGTTGGACGATCTGCATGAACGTGTACGGTTGGCCTTGCCTGACCTGCGCCTCCCCAAGCTTGAGCTGCACAGTACCTCCGCTGACCATTTCGATCTAATCTGTGAGGCGGACATTGCCGGATATGCCCATGTAATGATGGGCGTTTTGCGGGTGATGGCGGATGATTACGGCGCCTTGGCCGTTCTGCAGTTTTCGGGCAGCCTCAGCGGGCGGGAACGGGTGTCTGTCACACTGGTCCAGAACGATTTTGCCGAAGGACGCAGCTTTGAGTTGGGTGCGTGCGTCGGATGA
- a CDS encoding HAD family hydrolase yields the protein MSTIKGVIFDKDGTLFDFAATWEVWAKSFLLRLCEGDQVKAAEIGRAIGFDLTEERFARDSVVIAGTPEEVTKALHPYFAHLTHEDLEAVLNEEAENAPQREAVPLAPLLETLRGRGLQLGVATNDAEQPARAHLDQAGITSFFDFIAGYDSGHGGKPAPGQLLAFAAQTGLAASEVIMVGDSTHDLRAGRAAGMGCVAVLTGLADADDLRPFADVVLRDIGELPEWLATGTGRKT from the coding sequence ATGAGCACGATCAAAGGCGTTATCTTCGATAAAGACGGCACACTCTTCGACTTTGCCGCCACGTGGGAAGTCTGGGCAAAGTCCTTTCTTTTACGGCTGTGCGAAGGGGACCAAGTAAAGGCTGCCGAGATTGGTAGGGCCATTGGCTTCGATCTTACCGAAGAACGGTTTGCACGTGACAGTGTCGTGATCGCGGGAACCCCTGAAGAAGTTACAAAAGCGTTGCATCCATATTTCGCGCATTTAACCCACGAAGACCTCGAAGCGGTTTTGAATGAAGAAGCAGAGAACGCACCGCAGCGCGAAGCCGTACCACTTGCACCGCTTTTGGAAACCCTGCGCGGACGGGGGCTCCAGCTTGGCGTAGCCACCAATGATGCCGAACAACCGGCTCGTGCCCATCTTGATCAGGCGGGTATCACGTCCTTTTTCGATTTTATCGCGGGGTACGATTCCGGTCATGGCGGTAAACCTGCACCCGGTCAGCTTCTGGCATTTGCCGCTCAAACAGGTCTGGCTGCGTCGGAGGTCATCATGGTCGGCGACAGCACGCATGACTTGCGGGCGGGCAGGGCCGCGGGCATGGGGTGCGTCGCTGTGCTGACGGGCCTTGCCGATGCGGATGATCTGCGCCCGTTTGCGGATGTCGTGCTGCGTGATATCGGCGAGCTGCCGGAATGGCTTGCTACTGGCACCGGGCGTAAAACCTAG
- a CDS encoding dihydrodipicolinate synthase family protein: MTPIFKFEGIYTPIVTPLAPDGSFNLDALADQVEHLVDAGVHGIISGGSTGENYAQSVEERLSLARFTHERLNGRLPLIVGTGTMRTPDSIALASGAKEMGADAILLGTPPYAVPTEQENALNALAIDRAADLPVMLYNYPGRMGVNMGEEFLDRVGRSRNICAIKESSGDINRVHLLARDYPHIQMSCGMDDQALEFFAWGARSWVCAGSNFLPREHVALYQACAVEGDFDKGRRIMSAMMPLMRVLEQGGKFVQCVKHGTTMAGVDAGGMMPPLKPLNKDDKRNLEQVIRVLKITIDDIVKG, translated from the coding sequence ATGACCCCGATCTTCAAATTTGAGGGCATTTACACGCCCATCGTCACACCGCTGGCACCTGATGGCAGTTTTAACCTCGACGCGCTTGCCGATCAGGTCGAACATCTGGTTGATGCGGGCGTGCACGGCATCATCTCAGGCGGGTCGACCGGCGAGAACTATGCCCAAAGTGTAGAAGAACGTTTGTCACTGGCACGTTTCACACACGAGCGCCTGAATGGGCGGCTGCCGCTGATCGTCGGCACAGGCACCATGCGCACGCCCGATTCCATCGCACTGGCATCAGGTGCGAAAGAGATGGGTGCCGATGCAATCCTTCTGGGTACACCGCCCTATGCGGTCCCCACGGAGCAAGAAAACGCGCTGAACGCGCTCGCGATTGATCGCGCGGCGGATTTGCCAGTGATGCTTTATAATTACCCCGGCCGCATGGGCGTAAACATGGGCGAAGAATTTCTGGACCGTGTAGGGCGAAGCCGCAATATCTGCGCGATCAAGGAAAGCTCGGGCGACATCAACCGTGTGCATCTGCTGGCGCGGGATTATCCGCATATACAGATGTCTTGCGGTATGGACGATCAGGCGTTGGAGTTCTTTGCTTGGGGCGCGCGGTCGTGGGTCTGCGCTGGCTCCAACTTTCTGCCGCGTGAGCATGTCGCGCTCTATCAGGCCTGCGCGGTGGAGGGGGACTTTGACAAAGGCCGCCGCATCATGTCGGCGATGATGCCCCTGATGCGCGTGCTGGAACAGGGCGGCAAGTTCGTCCAATGCGTCAAGCATGGCACCACTATGGCGGGCGTCGATGCAGGCGGCATGATGCCACCGCTCAAGCCACTGAACAAAGACGACAAACGCAACCTTGAACAGGTTATTCGCGTACTGAAAATCACCATCGACGACATCGTGAAGGGCTAG
- a CDS encoding thiamine diphosphokinase: MFRPILHSLEPVTLVGGGQATPEDLHKALTLAPLCVAADGGAELAVRAGVDVTALIGDFDSVSADTLAKIPAARQHRIIEQESTDFEKALTRIDAPLVIGVGFLGARLDHQLAALHVLATVPERPCILLGEEEIACLAPPFLNLPTQEGDTVSLFPFADVQGRSAGLQWAIEGLGLGPTTKIGTSNRAAGPLTLEMEKVGMLLILPRRLMPALVEALMSPAAARWPAPAR; encoded by the coding sequence ATGTTTAGACCTATTCTTCACAGTTTAGAACCAGTCACGCTGGTGGGTGGAGGTCAGGCTACGCCGGAAGACCTGCACAAAGCTTTAACACTTGCGCCGCTCTGTGTCGCGGCTGATGGCGGCGCAGAGCTTGCTGTGCGCGCGGGCGTCGATGTGACTGCACTAATTGGCGATTTCGATTCTGTTTCGGCCGATACCCTCGCCAAGATCCCTGCGGCGCGGCAGCACCGGATCATAGAGCAGGAAAGCACGGATTTCGAAAAGGCGCTTACCCGTATAGATGCACCGCTTGTGATTGGTGTGGGGTTTCTGGGGGCACGGCTTGACCACCAGTTGGCGGCCCTGCATGTCCTCGCAACCGTGCCGGAGCGGCCCTGTATCTTGCTGGGCGAAGAAGAGATTGCCTGCCTTGCTCCGCCATTTTTGAACCTCCCCACGCAGGAAGGTGACACCGTATCCCTATTCCCGTTTGCAGACGTGCAAGGGCGCAGCGCGGGTTTGCAGTGGGCTATTGAGGGTCTGGGTTTAGGTCCGACCACAAAGATCGGTACGTCCAACCGCGCCGCAGGCCCTTTGACACTTGAAATGGAAAAAGTTGGTATGCTGCTGATTTTGCCGCGCAGGCTTATGCCGGCGTTGGTTGAGGCGCTGATGTCGCCAGCAGCTGCGCGGTGGCCCGCTCCCGCAAGATAA
- a CDS encoding GGDEF domain-containing protein: protein MHLILDRAGKILHAGPTLHKMRDAAQLVGRDLLDVFDIKFPRSLSSQTDLQGIDQTKLRLKLRDAPHTSLKGIMLPMDRTQDRVIVNLSFGISILDGVRDFALTNADFAATDLAIEMLYLVEAKTAAMDASYRLNTRLQGAKIAAEEQAYTDTLTGLKNRRALDTVLTRLLERHASFAVMQIDLDYFKAVNDTLGHAAGDHVLQNVARIMVDETRGLDLVARVGGDEFTVVLPEVSSDEVLRRVGNRIIQRLEEPMPFQGTDCRISASIGTVWIQPGETATMEDLLADADVALYASKNAGRAKQTLYHPELREAANAVSAPAQNDRRHP, encoded by the coding sequence ATGCACCTGATCCTAGACAGGGCGGGCAAAATCCTGCACGCGGGGCCAACACTGCACAAGATGCGCGATGCCGCACAGCTGGTCGGGCGTGACCTGCTGGATGTTTTTGATATTAAATTTCCCCGCAGCCTCTCATCCCAGACAGACCTGCAAGGCATTGATCAGACCAAGCTTCGCTTGAAACTGCGCGATGCACCACACACATCGCTCAAAGGCATCATGCTTCCTATGGACCGTACACAGGACCGCGTGATTGTGAACCTGAGCTTCGGAATTTCGATCCTTGATGGTGTGCGCGATTTCGCTTTGACGAACGCTGATTTCGCCGCGACTGATCTTGCTATCGAAATGCTCTATCTGGTGGAGGCGAAGACCGCCGCTATGGATGCTTCTTACCGGCTCAATACCCGTCTGCAGGGGGCCAAGATCGCCGCCGAAGAGCAGGCATATACTGACACTCTGACCGGATTAAAGAACCGACGGGCCTTGGATACGGTGCTTACACGGTTGCTAGAAAGACATGCATCTTTTGCGGTGATGCAGATTGATCTGGACTACTTCAAAGCGGTCAATGACACGCTGGGCCATGCCGCTGGCGATCATGTGTTGCAGAATGTCGCCCGGATTATGGTGGATGAAACCCGTGGCCTTGACCTTGTCGCGCGTGTGGGTGGCGACGAATTCACCGTGGTTCTGCCGGAAGTTTCCAGCGACGAAGTGCTGCGCCGAGTGGGTAACCGGATCATACAGCGGCTGGAAGAACCCATGCCCTTTCAAGGCACCGATTGCCGCATATCTGCCAGCATCGGCACTGTCTGGATCCAGCCGGGCGAGACCGCGACAATGGAAGATCTGTTGGCAGATGCGGATGTAGCACTTTACGCCTCCAAGAACGCGGGTCGCGCCAAGCAGACACTCTACCATCCGGAGTTGCGAGAAGCGGCCAACGCCGTCAGCGCGCCCGCACAAAATGACAGACGCCATCCCTGA
- a CDS encoding diguanylate cyclase: MQGKILVVDAIATNRILLKVKLKKAYYDVIQAASMEEALDLVQSELPDLVICALSLPDGGATELCQKLSLGSPIGHVPVIAIGCQVGPEGRMATLEAGVHDVLRQPVDETLLMGRVRSLIRAHNATAEWQMRDDTCRALGLAEAASGFEEQGHCVLVNDDRCVLQKYATQMRPMTRAKLTLTCAAALMREVVLEKVPEVFVLILPQDHNAAMEDLRLISALRANARARHTGIIVLQRNVNPELGAHALDLGADDLMTDGFDAAELALRIKSVLRRKRMGDQLRATVRTGLQAAVFDPLTGLYNRRYAMPHLDRISEHACTTGRKFAVMLGDLDHFKQINDAYGHASGDAVLVEVAHRLRQALRGTDMVSRIGGEEFLIIMPGTDLPQAQTAAVRICDDISGAPFIVPGNVQPIHVTISIGMTIGGADAGMGKDGVANSPKETGHSLLEEADSALYAAKGRGRNQVKLSRPAA; this comes from the coding sequence ATGCAGGGTAAAATCCTCGTTGTAGACGCTATTGCGACAAACCGCATTCTGCTCAAGGTCAAACTTAAGAAGGCCTATTATGATGTAATTCAGGCGGCCTCAATGGAGGAGGCGCTTGACCTGGTGCAGAGCGAACTGCCCGACCTCGTGATCTGCGCGCTTTCGCTGCCGGATGGCGGTGCGACCGAACTTTGTCAGAAACTGAGCCTCGGCTCCCCGATCGGACATGTACCGGTGATCGCAATCGGCTGTCAGGTCGGGCCAGAGGGACGGATGGCGACGTTAGAGGCTGGCGTTCATGATGTACTGCGTCAGCCGGTGGACGAAACGCTGTTGATGGGGCGCGTGCGCAGCCTTATCCGCGCGCATAATGCTACTGCTGAATGGCAAATGCGTGATGATACCTGCCGTGCTCTAGGCCTTGCGGAAGCAGCCAGCGGGTTCGAGGAACAAGGGCACTGTGTGCTGGTGAACGACGACCGTTGCGTCTTGCAGAAATACGCCACTCAGATGCGGCCGATGACACGTGCCAAGCTGACACTCACCTGCGCTGCTGCACTGATGCGGGAGGTCGTCCTTGAAAAAGTGCCGGAAGTTTTCGTACTTATTTTGCCGCAAGATCATAACGCCGCGATGGAAGACTTGCGCCTCATCTCTGCCCTGCGGGCAAATGCGCGCGCACGACACACGGGCATTATTGTTCTGCAACGCAATGTGAACCCGGAACTGGGGGCACATGCCCTGGATCTGGGCGCGGATGATCTCATGACGGACGGATTTGACGCGGCTGAACTTGCGCTGCGCATCAAATCGGTATTGCGGCGCAAGCGTATGGGGGATCAGTTGCGTGCAACAGTGCGCACCGGCTTGCAGGCCGCTGTGTTTGACCCGCTTACCGGACTTTATAACCGCCGCTATGCAATGCCGCATCTTGACCGCATCTCAGAGCATGCCTGCACCACCGGGCGGAAATTTGCTGTAATGCTTGGTGATCTGGATCATTTCAAGCAGATCAATGATGCCTATGGACATGCCTCTGGCGACGCTGTTCTGGTAGAGGTGGCACACCGTCTGCGTCAGGCACTTCGCGGAACAGATATGGTTTCACGTATCGGGGGCGAAGAATTCCTGATTATCATGCCCGGCACCGATCTGCCTCAGGCGCAAACTGCAGCAGTGCGCATCTGTGATGATATTTCTGGCGCACCCTTCATCGTTCCGGGAAACGTCCAGCCAATTCATGTGACGATCAGTATCGGCATGACAATCGGCGGTGCCGATGCAGGCATGGGGAAGGATGGCGTGGCAAATAGTCCAAAAGAGACAGGTCACAGCCTCTTGGAAGAAGCCGACAGCGCGTTGTATGCCGCCAAAGGCAGAGGCCGCAATCAGGTCAAATTGAGCCGTCCCGCCGCGTAG